The sequence TGGCGCCTTCGGCCATTGCCTTCGATCCCAAGCACACCACGCCCACACCGCTGACCGAAGAGCAGATGGCCGGCGTGGTGCAGGCCTTCGTGCGCTCCGCCGAGCGGGCCCTGGCCGCCGGTTTCAAGGTGGTCGAGGTGCATGCCGCGCACGGCTATCTGCTGCATCAGTTCCTTTCGCCGCTGTCGAACCAGCGCCGAGACCAGTACGGCGGCTGCTTCGAGAACCGCATCCGCTTCCTGCTCGAAGTGACCCAGGCGGTACGCGAGGTCTGGCCGGCGGAACTGCCGCTGCTGGTGCGCCTGTCGGCCACCGACTGGGTGGAGGACGGCTGGAACCCGGACGAAACCGTCGAGCTGGCGCGACGCCTGAAGGCGCTGGGTGTCGACCTGATCGACGTGTCTTCCGGCGGCACTGCGGTGAACGCCGAGATCCCGGTGGGCCCCGGCTACCAGACCCAGTTCGCCGAGCGCGTGCGCAAGGAAGCGGAGATCGCCAGCAGCACCGTCGGCATGATCACCGAGCCGGTGCAGGCCGAGCACATCCTGCGCACTGGCCAGGCCGACCTGATCCTGCTGGCGCGCGAGCTGCTGCGCGAGCCCTACTGGCCGCTGAATGCCGCCGATGAGCTGGGCGGCCAGCAGGTGCCCTGGCCGGCGCAGTACCTGCGCGCGGCCCATCGCGGCACGCCGGCGCGCAAACCCTTCGGCGAGTCCTGAGAAGGGGCAGGGGGCCGTTCGTCGGACGGCCCCCTGCGAATCCCCTGTCGGAAACTGTGAGGGGCGTCACGTAATGCCATTTTGCTGCTATCCTCCCCGGCGTCGCGTCAGGATGACGCACTAGACCCTAGGAAGAGCATGGACGCCCGCACCCCACCCTCCGCCATGCCGGAGTCGGAGATCGCCCTCCTGGCGAACATCCTGGCCCTGGCGACCCGCAACATGTCCGCCATCAGCACCTTGCTCGGCCAGCTTTCCCTGGAACTCGGCCGCAGCACCGATCCGCATCTGCAGCAGGTCGGCCAGCGCGCGGTGAACGACATCGGCCACCTGGCCGCCGACCTCGATACCCAGTGGCAGCTGATCGGCAGCCTGGCGCGCTTCTGCCCGCTGCTCAAGCGCACCGGCGTGAAGCCGCAGCCGGTGCTCACGGAAATCCACATCACCGAACTGCCCAGCCACGACTGATCCCGTTCGGGAGCCGCCGCACCGGCCTGCGTGGGGGACACGGATGCACACGCTGGCCGGTGCGACGGAGGCGGCAGTCTGCCGCAGGGGCGTTGGAGCGCCCATTGGACGCGTCTGGAAATCGCCCGGCGCCTAGATCGGATCGGCCAGGCGGCGTTCGACGTCTTCGAGCAGCGCACCCAGGCAGGCCCGCAGTCGCTCCAGTTGCTCGCCGATGCCGGCCGGATTGCACTCCAGCGCCTGCTCCACGTCCTGGCAGGCGCGCAGCAACCCCGGGGCATCTATGGTGCAGGCGAGCCCGCTGAGCCGGTGCAGCGCCTGCTGCAGGGGTTCGTGCCATTGAGCCGCCGACTGCAGGCGCTGGCGCTCCTCGATGAGGTTGTGGCGCAGCGCGCCCAGCAGCTGCGCGAGCCAATGCGGGTCGGCATTCAGGCCGCTCAGGTGGTCCAGGTCGAAACCGGCCTCGTACATGAGGGACTTGCGCCGGGCTGTCTCGCACTCTGGTCGTCTACGGCGCCAGATCAGCGCGAGGGCCGAGATGACCAGCGCAGCGTCGGACAGCGGCTGCCAGGGAAACTCCGGGAGCAGGGTGTTCGGCACATGCGCCAGGGTGAACAGCGCGCCGGCGCTCAGTGGCAGCAACACCGCAAGGCTGCCGGCCGGCAACTCGCAGGCGACGCGCTCAGCACGCGGGCGCATGGGCCAGTCCACTTTCCTGGAGATAGAGGTAGAGCGCGGCGTTGGTGTCCAGCCCGAGCTTGCGCATGGCGCTGCACTTCTGCGAGCTGATGGTCTGTTTGCTGCGGTTCAGGCGTCCGGCGATCTCGCCCACGGTCAGGCCGCCGCCATACAGGCGCAGCACCTCCACTTCGCGCGGCGAGAGCGTGGTGCAGACCGGCGTCTCGCCGGTCTGGTCGGCGACACGCCGCAATTGCTGTTCGAAGCTGTGCGAGAGGAAGGGTTTGCGCTCGCTGTTGAGGATGGCCCGGGGCAGGTCGGTGAGCAGGCCGCGCTTGCTCACCAGGCCGCGCAGGCCCAGGTCGAGCAGGGCGCGCACCAGCGCCGGGTGATCGAGCATGGTCACCACTATGACCGGCAGCTGCGGGTAGTGCCGGCGGACGCGCTGGATCATCTGCAGGCCGTCGGCCTGCTGCGCGCCGGCGAGCATGAGGTCGGTGATCAGCAGGTCGCAGGCATGGGTCTTGAGCAGCGCTTGCAGGCCATCGGCGTCCTGCGCCTGGCCAACGATGGTCAGGCGCGGGTCGGCTTCCAGCAGGCAGCGCATGCCGATGAGGGTGATGGGGTGGTCGTCGACGAGAATGATTCGAGTGGGCATCGGTGCAACGCAG is a genomic window of Pseudomonas knackmussii B13 containing:
- a CDS encoding response regulator, producing MPTRIILVDDHPITLIGMRCLLEADPRLTIVGQAQDADGLQALLKTHACDLLITDLMLAGAQQADGLQMIQRVRRHYPQLPVIVVTMLDHPALVRALLDLGLRGLVSKRGLLTDLPRAILNSERKPFLSHSFEQQLRRVADQTGETPVCTTLSPREVEVLRLYGGGLTVGEIAGRLNRSKQTISSQKCSAMRKLGLDTNAALYLYLQESGLAHAPAC
- a CDS encoding Hpt domain-containing protein; the encoded protein is MRPRAERVACELPAGSLAVLLPLSAGALFTLAHVPNTLLPEFPWQPLSDAALVISALALIWRRRRPECETARRKSLMYEAGFDLDHLSGLNADPHWLAQLLGALRHNLIEERQRLQSAAQWHEPLQQALHRLSGLACTIDAPGLLRACQDVEQALECNPAGIGEQLERLRACLGALLEDVERRLADPI
- a CDS encoding NADH:flavin oxidoreductase/NADH oxidase; amino-acid sequence: MSQLFEPLTLRQLTLPNRIGVSPMCQYSAEDGLANDWHLVHLGSRAVGGAGLVLVEATAVVPEGRITDRDLGLWKDEQVEPLRRITRFIESQGAVAGVQLAHAGRKASTYAPWLAKPGSVPVSEGGWVPVAPSAIAFDPKHTTPTPLTEEQMAGVVQAFVRSAERALAAGFKVVEVHAAHGYLLHQFLSPLSNQRRDQYGGCFENRIRFLLEVTQAVREVWPAELPLLVRLSATDWVEDGWNPDETVELARRLKALGVDLIDVSSGGTAVNAEIPVGPGYQTQFAERVRKEAEIASSTVGMITEPVQAEHILRTGQADLILLARELLREPYWPLNAADELGGQQVPWPAQYLRAAHRGTPARKPFGES